The following proteins come from a genomic window of Gammaproteobacteria bacterium:
- a CDS encoding DNA cytosine methyltransferase, translated as MIGIDLFCGAGGLSAGAVAAGIRIAVAVESDQHAVATYRTNHPGVKVLQQDIRSLPDLPPISSTQPTVIFGGPPCQGFSTSNQRTRNAENPHNLLYIDFLRHVRSVNPSFVVFENVKGFIETERGFFFSAVVRELERLGYRVEHAVLNATDFSVPQRRSRLFIVGSRADGQLFPKPTTDRPTTVADAISDLPDLPNGAAIPQTRYGTKPKSDYSRLLRGDCETCTNNYVTKNADYVVERYSFIPPGGNWRCIPEHLMSNYSDRARCHDGIYHRLSWGHPSIVIGNYRKNMLVHPSANRGLSVREAARLQSFADSYFFTGSIGFQQQQVANAVPPLLGKAVFRQLGNCS; from the coding sequence ATGATCGGTATCGATCTGTTTTGTGGCGCAGGTGGGCTTTCGGCCGGCGCGGTGGCAGCGGGGATCAGAATCGCAGTCGCCGTGGAATCCGACCAGCACGCTGTCGCAACCTATCGCACAAATCATCCTGGCGTCAAAGTATTGCAGCAGGACATTCGGTCCCTGCCAGATCTTCCGCCAATAAGTTCGACGCAGCCGACAGTCATATTTGGTGGCCCCCCTTGCCAAGGCTTTTCAACATCCAATCAGCGAACCAGAAACGCTGAGAACCCTCACAATCTGCTGTATATCGATTTTCTTCGCCACGTCCGTTCCGTAAATCCGTCATTCGTGGTGTTTGAGAATGTAAAGGGTTTCATTGAAACGGAAAGGGGCTTCTTTTTTTCTGCCGTAGTGCGCGAACTTGAGAGACTAGGATATCGTGTCGAACATGCGGTACTGAATGCGACAGACTTCAGCGTGCCGCAACGGCGCTCCCGCCTCTTTATCGTGGGTTCGCGCGCTGATGGGCAGTTGTTTCCCAAACCCACGACTGACCGCCCCACAACCGTCGCGGATGCCATCAGCGATCTGCCCGACCTCCCGAACGGAGCCGCCATTCCGCAAACCCGCTACGGCACGAAACCCAAGTCAGATTACTCGCGTCTCCTCCGGGGTGATTGCGAAACTTGCACTAACAACTACGTTACCAAGAACGCCGACTATGTCGTAGAGCGCTATTCCTTTATCCCTCCGGGCGGCAACTGGCGGTGCATTCCGGAGCACCTCATGTCAAACTACTCTGACCGAGCCCGCTGCCACGACGGCATTTATCACCGCCTTTCGTGGGGTCATCCTTCGATTGTGATTGGAAATTATCGCAAGAATATGCTTGTACACCCATCAGCCAATCGCGGCCTTTCTGTTCGAGAAGCCGCACGCCTTCAATCGTTCGCTGATTCCTACTTTTTTACGGGAAGCATAGGCTTCCAGCAACAGCAAGTTGCAAACGCAGTCCCGCCGTTACTAGGTAAGGCCGTTTTCCGGCAACTAGGCAATTGTTCCTAA